The region AAGCCATAATTACTGCAGCGAGTGTAGCGAGGGTTAATGCAGTAACGATCACTTTCATACTTTTATCAAGTCCGGGATATTTTCCTATTAGCAATAAGGCGATGCAAGCAGCGAGAATAATTCCGCTCCAAAGAAAAGGAGACCAGCCAAAATTGAATAAACGCTCGGCCAGGCCAGCAGTCACAATAGTCACCGCGGCTTGAATAATAAACATACTTCCTACAGTAATTAAAATATAGATCCAATAAGGAAATTTACCAAGCTTTTTATAACCGGTAATTAGGTGATTTCCGGTACCTGCGGCAAACCTGGGACCAAATTCAAGAAAAGGGTATTTTGAAATACAAGCTATAATCAAAACCCAGATGAGGATAAATCCATAATCGGCACCGGCCCGGGTGGCCTGTATTAAATGCGAAACCCCAATAGCCGCTCCCGCCAGTAAAAAACCGGGTCCTATACTTTTTAAAATGGATGATTTTGAAGTAGTTTTTTGTTTCATTTCAAAGTTTGACTTTATAGACTTCCCGACTGCGCTCTAAGTGACAGGTTCAGAAAGAATAGTATAAGGTTTCAAAATTCTCTTAAATTAAGCAAATTCACCAATAAGGTCGGTATTAACTTCGTGACCACCGTTATATGTTTTTATTTCAAAATTATCAGGGAATAAATCTTTTAGTCTTTTTTCCTCCACTTTAATAATTCCATTTTTTAGGTATTCATCTTCGGTCCCATAAATAAAGGTGAAATTGGTATTTTTTAAAAATTGAAAATCTTCCCTCGTTAATTCTGCTGGAACTTTTCCTGAATGCATAATTAATTCATCGCACTTAATTCTTCGTTTCGCGATCCAACGTGTCGCTACCGAAACTCCTTGCGAATATCCTAAAATAATAAGTCTGGGTGCATTTTCGAGGTTTTCAGCTTTGTAAACTTCATCTAAATAATTTAATACATTTTCGGTTTCGGCCTCGGTGCGTTCTTTGGTAAGCCAGGATGCGCCTACGTGTTTATACTCGTTGTTAAGGTAATATTTAGACTGGGCCTGCGGAGCGATAATATAATTTTCTTCAGAGTTTAAGTGGTGAAAGTGTCGCAGGAAATATCTGCTTAAATAGCCAATTCCGTGGCAAACCAGCCATACGGTTTTTGTTTTTTCAGTAAAATCGTTTAAAACGCTGTAGGTGTTTGTGATCTGGTAAGAAAGCAGCTTTTCGGTACTCATTCAGAATTGGTTTTTATGTGTTTTTTAAAGGGAAACCCTCCCTTAATCATTGAGAATTTCTCATTAAATTTAAAATATCTTCGAAGAGTACATTATTAGGCCCTGTGACCTTTAATTATTGCAATAAACAATCGTGTTATGCAATAAATTCCCCCCTATTATTTATAACCAACAAAATTAATTAATACTAATTATTATGAAAATTTTTATAACTAGATTATTTTTATCTGTTTTCCTATGCGTTGTATGTTTTTCTTGTAGTGAAGATGAGAACCCTGGAGTCGAGCAACAAGTTTCAGATGGTGTAGCAGAGCTTTACTTAGGTCCTGTGCTTGATGCTGAGATAAGAAAAGCCCTCCAAAAACAGGAGGCCGACCTTCCTGAATGTTCAGAAGATGCGCCAGCTTATGCACAAATTTCTTTGGTATATGGTGATGCTAATACACCTGTAGATGTTATTGTTCCCATTATAATTGATGGAAATGATTTGTTTACCGATTATGATGAAGCTCTGGAAATTCCTGTGGCTTCCGGCGAAACAACAGTCTCTGTTACCTTAAACGATTTTCTTGTATGGAATGACGATGGAGGTGCTCCAGGAGAAGTAATATGGGCAGCTCCCAAGACTGGAAGCGATTTTGCTGGCATCGTTTCTCAATCCCTTCCTTTTAGCTGGGATTTGAGAGCAGGATCCAAAACCTATACCGATGTTGAGGTATTGTGCTTTGATGACCGAGATGTGAATCTGTTCGGCTATCAATTCTTTGATATTATACCTGTAGAAATTTATGAATTCTGCGTATTTGCCAATTACTGTAACGATGCTGGAAGACATTTTACCGCTAATTATACATTTGATATAACTTATATAGGTGATGATAACAATATACCGTTATATACCGGCGAAATGCCAATGACAGGGAATACAGAAGATGACGATTCTGGCGACTGGTATGCCGATCCTTTATGTTTAGCTATTCCAGCTCCTATATATGGAGAGGGACCCGATACTGATTATATTAGGGTTACTGCTACCCTGACGAATTGGGATGCTAATTATCCTGCACCAGGCGCTGTAG is a window of Salegentibacter salegens DNA encoding:
- a CDS encoding alpha/beta hydrolase, coding for MSTEKLLSYQITNTYSVLNDFTEKTKTVWLVCHGIGYLSRYFLRHFHHLNSEENYIIAPQAQSKYYLNNEYKHVGASWLTKERTEAETENVLNYLDEVYKAENLENAPRLIILGYSQGVSVATRWIAKRRIKCDELIMHSGKVPAELTREDFQFLKNTNFTFIYGTEDEYLKNGIIKVEEKRLKDLFPDNFEIKTYNGGHEVNTDLIGEFA